In the Corynebacterium anserum genome, GATTTCGCGGACGTCGACGCCGCATTAGCTAACACAGACTTCGATGACGACGATCTCGATGATGATTTGGATAGCGGTCTAGGCGACGATGAGGATCTCGATGACGACCTCGACGATGACCTCGATGAGGACAATGAATTAGACGAGGACGATGAGGACTCTGACGAGTCTGACGAGGACGAGGACTCGGGTCGTTTTGTGTGGGATGAAGACGAATCCGCTGCCCTACGGCAAGCTCGCAAGGACGCAGAACTGACCGCCTCTGCGGACTCCGTGCGCGCCTATCTGAAGCAGATAGGTAAAGTTGCTTTGCTCAACGCCGAGCAGGAAGTCTCTCTCGCTAAGCGCATCGAGGCTGGACTATACGCTGCATATCGTCTACAAGAGATCAAAGAGTCTGGGGAAAAACTCTCTCCGATGAGCCGCCGCGATCTCCGTGAAATCGAGCGTGATGGCCGACGGGCTAAGAATCACCTGCTCGAAGCCAACCTTCGACTGGTTGTTTCCTTGGCTAAACGTTACACCGGGCGTGGGATGGCGTTCTTGGATCTCATTCAGGAAGGTAATCTGGGTCTGATCCGTGCTGTGGAGAAATTCGATTACGTCAAGGGATACAAGTTCTCTACCTACGCCACCTGGTGGATCCGCCAAGCCATCACACGCGCTATGGCAGATCAAGCCCGCACCATCCGCATCCCTGTACACATGGTGGAAGTCATCAACAAGTTGGGGCGGATTCAGCGCGAGCTTCTGCAGGATCTAGGTCGCGAACCAACCCCTGAAGAGCTCGCAAAGGAAATGGATATCTCCGTGGATAAAGTGCTGGAAATCCAGCAATATGCACGTGAACCAATTTCTCTCGACCAAACTATTGGCGATGAGGGAGATTCCCAACTTGGCGACTTCATTGAAGATTCTGAAGCTGTCGTAGCTGTGGATGCCGTCTCTTTCACACTCCTACAGGATCAATTGCAGGATGTTTTGCATACCCTCTCCGAACGCGAGGCAGGAGTAGTGAGACTTCGCTTTGGTTTGACCGACGGCATGCCACGTACCCTCGATGAAATTGGTCAGGTGTACGGAGTTACGCGTGAGCGCATACGTCAGATCGAGTCAAAGACAATGTCCAAGTTGCGCCACCCATCTCGTTCCCAAGTGCTCCGCGATTACTTAGACTAGCCCTACTCCTTCAACAACCCACCCGTCATCACCAGCGCCCGGGCTCCTCTCCACGAAGCCCGGGCGCTGTTTTGTTTCGCTATAGTGTGTACTGGCCTGTGAAAAAAGGTTGTTTTCAACCCTCACGCCTAGTGAGGACACTTTTTACGTGTCACTTCTTCTCTTCGACACACGCACGCAACTCATCGCCGCGGAGAGTCTCGCACCCTTCAGTAGCCTTCACAGCTGCGCTGGTGAAAAAGATTGCTACTCCCATCGCCA is a window encoding:
- a CDS encoding RNA polymerase sigma factor — protein: MAANDSTTGGENNENTAVRKVAKKAAKKTARKVAKKVAAKEAATSTATTEKKTAATKATAKKSAAKKTAAKKTSAKKTSSKKTAAKKTAAKKTSAKKTVAKKATRKASTKKASTKKEELTVVDEDQLADAIIVDDEQDASTDFADVDAALANTDFDDDDLDDDLDSGLGDDEDLDDDLDDDLDEDNELDEDDEDSDESDEDEDSGRFVWDEDESAALRQARKDAELTASADSVRAYLKQIGKVALLNAEQEVSLAKRIEAGLYAAYRLQEIKESGEKLSPMSRRDLREIERDGRRAKNHLLEANLRLVVSLAKRYTGRGMAFLDLIQEGNLGLIRAVEKFDYVKGYKFSTYATWWIRQAITRAMADQARTIRIPVHMVEVINKLGRIQRELLQDLGREPTPEELAKEMDISVDKVLEIQQYAREPISLDQTIGDEGDSQLGDFIEDSEAVVAVDAVSFTLLQDQLQDVLHTLSEREAGVVRLRFGLTDGMPRTLDEIGQVYGVTRERIRQIESKTMSKLRHPSRSQVLRDYLD